The following nucleotide sequence is from Pseudobutyrivibrio ruminis HUN009.
TTATTCTATAAAGTATAGACACATAAAATAGATAATTGTATTTTGCGAAACGAAAGGAGTTTTATTTATGGTTTCACAGAAGGTAAAGGTAACTAACGAACAGGGTATGCACATGCGCCCAGCTACAGTATTCAGCGCAGCTGTTACACCATTCGATTCAGATGTTAAGATTTTATTCAACGGTAACGCATACGACGGAAAGAGCGTTATGATGCTTATGGCAGCTTGCATTAAGTGTGGTGCTGAAATCGAGATCCAGTGTGATGGTCCTGATGAGGAAGCTGCACTTGCAAAGGCAGTAGAGTTAGTAGAGAGCGGTCTCGGAGACTAATACAGGAGGATACTTATGTACAAAGGCATTGAAGCGTCTAGAGGTATTGGTATCGGAAGCATTTGTCTTATTGTTGAGCACGATTTAAGCTTTGAATCTAAGCACATCGATGATACTGAGGCAGAGAAGGCTAGATTCAATAACGCAATCGAAGCATTTAAGACAGAGACTTCAGCTATGGCTGAAAACATCAGAAAGAACATCGGTCCTAAGGAAGCAGAAATCATGGAAGGTCATCTTGCTATGATCGCTGATCCTACTATGGCTGGCGAGATGACAAAGATGATCGAAGCTGGTCAGTGCGCAGAAGCTGCAGTTACAGCTGTTTGCGATATGTTCATTGGCATGTTCTCAAAGATGGAAGATGATATGATGCGTCAGCGTGCATCAGATATTTCTGATATCAAGATCAGCTTACTTAAGCTTTTACTTGGCATTGAGGATGTTGATATTAGTAAGGTAGCACCAGGTACAGTACTTGTTGCTCATGATCTTACACCTTCTATGTGTTCTCAGATTGTTAAGGAGAACGTTGTAGGTATCATTACAGAAGTTGGTGGTAAGACATCTCACTCTGCAATTCTTGCTAGAGCACTTGAGATCCCAGCTGTACTTTCAGTTCCTAACATCACAGAAATCGTTAAGGATAAGGATACAGCAATCGTAGACGGTACTGAGGGTGATGTTTACATCAACCCAGACGGAGAAGTTATTTCTCAGTACGTAATTAAGCGCGAAGAGTTCGTTAAGGCTCAGGCAGAGCTTAAGAAGTTCATTGGACAGAAGACAGTTACAGCTGATGGAACAGAGCTTGAATTATTCTGCAACATCGGTACACCAAAGGATGCTAGAAAAGCTGTTGAATGCGACGGCGAAGGCATCGGTCTTTTCCGTTCAGAGTTCTTATTTATGGATAGACCACACCTTCCTACAGAGGAAGAGCAGTTCGAGGCTTACAAAGAAGCTGTAGAAATCATGGGTGGCCGCACAGTTATCATCCGTACACTTGATATCGGTGGTGACAAGGATATTCCATATCTCGGACTTGAAAAAGAGGAAAACCCATTCCTCGGATATAGAGCAGTTAGATATTGCTTAGCAAATTCTGAGATGTACAAGATTCAGCTTAGAGGTATCCTCAGAGCTAGTGCATTCGGAAATGTTAAGATCATGGTTCCACTTGTTACTTGTGTAGACGAGGTTCGCGCAGTGAAGGCTCTCGTTGAGGAGTGCAAGAATGAGCTTAGAGCAGAAGGCGTTAAGTTCGATGAGAACATCGAGGTTGGTTGCATGGTAGAGACAGCAGCTGCTTCACTTATCGCTGATATCCTTGCAAAGGAAGCTGATTTCTTCTCAATTGGAACAAACGATTTAACACAGTACACAATGAGTGTTGATAGAGGAAATGCAGAAGTTGCATACCTTTACTCAGCATTCCAGCCAGCTGTACTTCGTTCTATCAAGAACATTATCCAGGCTGGTAACGCTGCTGGCATCACTGTTGGTATGTGTGGCGAGGCCGCTGCAGATCCACTTATGATTCCACTCCTTATCTCATTCGGATTAAAGGAATACAGTGTAAACCCTGTACTTGTACTTACAGCACGTTCAATTATTTCTAAGTGGTCAAAGGCTGAGGCAGATGCTCTCGCAGAGAAGGTGCTTGCCCTTACTACAGAAAAGGAAATTGTTGAATTGCTCAAAGCATCAGCTAAATAAATCTGTATATACAGACAGTCTGTGTAGCTATCTTGTTACAGCTACAAGCCTGATGATTTCTCCGCTTGACAACATGTCTCGCTTGAGAAATATCAGAGCTTGTTGCTTACAAGATAGCTTTTTTACTGTAATTAAATTATAATAATTTAGAAATACGGTTTTAAGGAGATACACATGAGCGATATTACAGAAAACATTGACATACATGATTGCCCAATCTGCGGAGGCGCAGGTTTGATTGAGGCAGAGGATCACGGATATTATGTGGCATGCCTTGATTGCGGAAGCTACACAGGTACTGTTGGCTTCAAGACAGAAGAGGGCAGATTAGAAGCTGCAGAGAAAGCAGCAATGCTTTGGAATACTGGTAAAGTAATTAACAGTGCACCAGGAGAATAAACTGGGAGAAAGAAGGAAATGATGAAGCAAACACAGGATAAAGCTCGTAATCTTACCATGATGATGGATGAGTACGAACTTACTATGGCAAATGCGTACTTTAACGACCCTACTATCGATAACAATACTAGGGTTAGCTTTGATGTGTTTTACAGAGTAAATCCAGATGGAGGCGGTTTTGCAATTTTTGCAGGACTTCAGCAGGTTAAGGATTATCTTCTTAACATGCACTTCACTGACGAGGATATTGAATACTTGAGAAGTGTGGGACACTTCACTGAGAACTTCCTTGAGTATCTTAAGGATTTCAAGTTTACAGGTGATGTGGATGCATTCCCAGAGGGAACTATCATGTATCCTAACGAGCCAATTATCACAGTTACTGCCCCTATCATTGAGGCACAGCTTGTTGAGACAGAGATTTTGGCTCAGGTTAACCACCAGTCTTTGATTGCTACAAAGGCTAGTCGTATTGTTCGTGCAGCAGCTGGTCGTGCAGTTTCAGATTTCGGAGCAAGACGTGCTCACAACAACGACGCAGCTATTTATGGTGCTAGAGCAGCATACATCGGCGGTGCCAGCGGTACAGCTACAGTATCTGCAGGCCAGTACTTCGATATTCCAATCGGTGGAACTATGGCCCACAGCTATGTAATGTACTTCACATCTGATGACAACGATTACCGTACTTCTGAGCTTGCAGCTTTCAGAAGTTTTGCAAAGAGCTATCCTAACAACTGCATCCTTTTGGTAGATACATACAATGTTTTAAAATCAGGTGTGCCAAATGCTATCAAGGTATTCCAGGAGATGAAGGATGCCGGCATTGAATCAAAGAGCTTTGGTATCAGAATCGACTCTGGTGACTTGGCATATCTTACAAAGAAAGCTAGAAAGATGCTTGATGATGCTGGCTTTACAGATGCCAAAATCATCGTAAGCAATTCTTTGGATGAGTACACTATCACATCTATCCTACAGCAGGGTGGACAGGTAAATTCATTTGGTGTAGGTGAGCGACTTATCACAGCAAAGTCAGAGCCTGTATTTGGTGCTGTTTACAAGCTTTGTGCAGTTACAGATTCAAAGACTGGCCAGGTGATTCCAAAGATCAAGATTTCTGAAACTGTTGAAAAGATTACAAATCCTGGATTAAAGGATGTATATAGAATCAAGGACGAGCACGGCAGAGCAGTTGCAGATTTGCTTGCCATTAAGGGCGAGGAAGTGGATATAACTGCAGAGGGTGGATACAAATTTGTAGACCCAGAGCAGCCATGGAAGAGCACACACATCTTTGAAAATTGCACAGCTGAGTTGTTGCAGCAGCCTCTTATCCGCGGTGGAAAGCAGGTAGCTGAGGATGAGGATATGCAGACAATCCGCAACCGTGTTAAGACTCAATTGGAGACAAGTGTATGGCCTGAGGAGCAGCGTTTCGAGAATCCTCACAAGCACTACCTAGATATGACTCCAAACTACTACAACATGAAGATGGATCTTCTTCGCAAAGAGGACAAATAGTTCATGACAAATGAAGAATTATTAAGATTT
It contains:
- a CDS encoding HPr family phosphocarrier protein, which translates into the protein MVSQKVKVTNEQGMHMRPATVFSAAVTPFDSDVKILFNGNAYDGKSVMMLMAACIKCGAEIEIQCDGPDEEAALAKAVELVESGLGD
- the ptsP gene encoding phosphoenolpyruvate--protein phosphotransferase yields the protein MYKGIEASRGIGIGSICLIVEHDLSFESKHIDDTEAEKARFNNAIEAFKTETSAMAENIRKNIGPKEAEIMEGHLAMIADPTMAGEMTKMIEAGQCAEAAVTAVCDMFIGMFSKMEDDMMRQRASDISDIKISLLKLLLGIEDVDISKVAPGTVLVAHDLTPSMCSQIVKENVVGIITEVGGKTSHSAILARALEIPAVLSVPNITEIVKDKDTAIVDGTEGDVYINPDGEVISQYVIKREEFVKAQAELKKFIGQKTVTADGTELELFCNIGTPKDARKAVECDGEGIGLFRSEFLFMDRPHLPTEEEQFEAYKEAVEIMGGRTVIIRTLDIGGDKDIPYLGLEKEENPFLGYRAVRYCLANSEMYKIQLRGILRASAFGNVKIMVPLVTCVDEVRAVKALVEECKNELRAEGVKFDENIEVGCMVETAAASLIADILAKEADFFSIGTNDLTQYTMSVDRGNAEVAYLYSAFQPAVLRSIKNIIQAGNAAGITVGMCGEAAADPLMIPLLISFGLKEYSVNPVLVLTARSIISKWSKAEADALAEKVLALTTEKEIVELLKASAK
- a CDS encoding Lar family restriction alleviation protein codes for the protein MSDITENIDIHDCPICGGAGLIEAEDHGYYVACLDCGSYTGTVGFKTEEGRLEAAEKAAMLWNTGKVINSAPGE
- a CDS encoding nicotinate phosphoribosyltransferase; the encoded protein is MKQTQDKARNLTMMMDEYELTMANAYFNDPTIDNNTRVSFDVFYRVNPDGGGFAIFAGLQQVKDYLLNMHFTDEDIEYLRSVGHFTENFLEYLKDFKFTGDVDAFPEGTIMYPNEPIITVTAPIIEAQLVETEILAQVNHQSLIATKASRIVRAAAGRAVSDFGARRAHNNDAAIYGARAAYIGGASGTATVSAGQYFDIPIGGTMAHSYVMYFTSDDNDYRTSELAAFRSFAKSYPNNCILLVDTYNVLKSGVPNAIKVFQEMKDAGIESKSFGIRIDSGDLAYLTKKARKMLDDAGFTDAKIIVSNSLDEYTITSILQQGGQVNSFGVGERLITAKSEPVFGAVYKLCAVTDSKTGQVIPKIKISETVEKITNPGLKDVYRIKDEHGRAVADLLAIKGEEVDITAEGGYKFVDPEQPWKSTHIFENCTAELLQQPLIRGGKQVAEDEDMQTIRNRVKTQLETSVWPEEQRFENPHKHYLDMTPNYYNMKMDLLRKEDK